The segment TCAACTTTTGCCCAGGTAACACTTTAGGTAACACCCCCCTGTATTGAACAAAAAAAGGACTTACGCCTATTTGACGTAAGTCCTTTCATACCATAGTACCGAAGGTGGGACTCGAACCCACACGGGGTTTACCCCCACTGGATTTTGAATCCAGCGCGTCTGCCGATTCCGCCACTTCGGCGTGGTGGTGATTATGCTTCGTAGCAAGGGGTTACGTCAAGCGTAAGGCTCCCTAATCTCCTCACGATTTAATTTTTGCAAATCCAATCCGAAATCGCAACCTTACTTTGATTACTAGAAAGTCACTGACATCGAATCAGACAAGATGACTCAGGATTAGTTCGTGTTTCGTTCACAGTAGGTTACCATTCGATTTATCGAAGTCAGAAAAAAAGACTGCCCTTGAAGGACAGTCTGTCTGTGTTGTTCTGATTTAAATCAAATATGGGGACTACTGGTCAGTTTCGTCTCAAATTCGTTTGAGGACCAGAGAGGCATTGTGTCCACCAAAACCAAAGCTGTTGCTCATGATGCAATCAATCTTCATTTGGCGAGCTTCGTGCGGAATGTAATCAAGATCACAATCCGGATCCGGGTCGTCCAGATTGATTGTCGGTGGTGCAACTTGATTCTGTAGAGCGAAAGTGGAGACGACAAATTCAACTCCACCTGATGCTCCGAGTAAGTGACCGACCTGGCTTTTAGTGCTGGAGACTGCAAGTCCGTTCCGGGCGTACTCACCGTATACAGATTTCACTGCATTCGTTTCAGCTTTGTCACCCAGTGGTGTACTTGTCCCGTGTGCGTTGATGTAATCAATGTCTTCAGGTGCAAGATCTGCGTCTCTTAAAGCCATCGTCATCGCATGTGCCGCTCCGCGACCCAGCGGATCAGGAGCTGTCATGTGCGATGCATCAGCTGACATACCGTATCCGACAATTTCGGCGAGGATGTTAGCTCCCCGATTCTTGGCGAATTCATACTCTTCCAAGATAACGATTCCCGCACCTTCAGAAAGCACGAAACCGTCACGGCCTGAATCGAATGGTCGAGAGGCAGCTTGAGGATTGTCGACACGATTGGAAAGCGCGTTCATCCGGGCGAAACCGCCCAGACCCATTGCAGTAACGGCCGCTTCTGCTCCACCCGTGACCATCGTATCGGCCATACCGAACTGAATTAGTCGGAAGGCATCACCAATGGCATTGTTGGCAGAGGCACACGCAGTCGCAACAGCGCTGTTTGGTCCTTTCAGGCCCCAATGGACGGAGATGTTGCCACTGCAGGCATTCACCATCATTTTGGGAATCATGAAGGGAGACAGTTTGCGCGGACCGCGATCGTACAGCGTGTTGTGTTGAGTCTCAATTTCTTGAAGACCCCCTACTCCACTACCGACGAGAACTCCGTATCGACAGGCATCCCCCTTTGTGAAATCCAATCCGGATTGCGTGACGGCCTGATTGGCTGCCACCATTCCGAATTGCACAAAGCGGTCCAATCGACGGACCTCTTTCGCTGGAATCGACATATGCTCGGTAGGGTTGAAGTTTTTGACTTCACCACCGAAGTTGATCTTGAACTCGGATGTGTCAAATCGTTCAATGGGCCCGATCCCGCTTTTTGAGGCGCAGATCGAATCCCAGAACTCGTTGACTTCCGTAGCCAGACTGGTAACGACTCCAGTTCCTGTTACTACAACGCGCTTCCTCATTGCGCTACGACTTCTCCTCGATATAGTCGATAGCGTCACCGACGGTGCGAATTTTGTCATAGTCATCGTCGGGGATCGTGATTTCGAAGGATTCTTCGAATTCCATGACCATCTCAACGATGTCCAGTGAATCTGCTTTCAAGTCCTCAATGAAGTGGCTTTCCCGTTTAACTTCTTCTCTGGGAACGCCCAACTGCTCGCTAACAATGGTGTGGACTTTTTCTTCAATACTATCGGACACTACCCTATTCCTCCGGTCGCCATGCATCCACATTCAGCCGATGACGGGATGACATGTTTTTTTGAATAAAATTGAGTTCGAAGCCGAAAGGTGGCTCGCTCAGAATGTGTGGTTTCTATTTTGACTTTCAACCGAATTCAATTTCTCAGAAGACTGCTTTATTATACTTTGGGTGATCGTGTCTACAGGAATTGTCCTAAGAAAGACGTTTCCTGAGAACTATTTCCAAAGTCTTTTCCACAAGTCGATAGAGAGAGAATGAAATCAGTGTGACTCTTCATACTGGAAAGAGTCCTGTGCTTAAATGTCGATTTCAGTTCGAATAAAAGGTCCCATGCTTCGAGTTTCGGCTTTACCTACCGACTCCACACCTTTATTCGAACTTACCAAGGCGACCCAGCCTAATTTTCCGAAAATGTACCAACTCACGGTGAACGCTGCCACTCCATGAAGCGGCTCCAGATCGGAAATGTTCGCTTTTTATAAATTTAGCCAATTTCAGCATTTATGAAAAGGCTACCCGCTTGAATCGATGATTCTTGGGGCCGGTTTTTATGGCGTATCGTTTATCGTTGTGCAGGCGATTTTTCGATTGAGACGCTTCAGAAGCCCTTTGAGAACTTTGCCTGGACCGATCTCGTAGAATTCATCAACGCCTGCATCAAGCATGCTCTGCATCGATTTCTCCCAGAGGACGGGGCTGACAACCTGTCGAACCAGGAGTTCGCGGATATCGTCCGGTTCGGTATGTGTGGCGGCGTCGACGTTGGAGACAACTGGAATCTCGGGGGATTTGATCTCCACTCCGGCGAGCGCTTCCGAGAGCTGTAAGTCAGCTGGTTTCATCAGATCGGTATGGAAGGCACCTGCGACCGCGAGTGGAATGGCTTTGCCACCCTTCTCTGCAATCAGGTCAGCAGCGACTTCGCAAGCAGCGTTTGTTCCGGAAAGGACCGTATTGCCCGGACAGAGGAGGTTCGCAACCTGAATCTGACCATGAGCTGAAGCAGCTTCAACGACTTCTGCGATCTGTTCCGGTTTGAGCAACAGAGCGCTGACCATTCCAGACGGAGTTTTATCAGCCGCTTGCTGCATCGCCTGTCCGCGACGCTGAACGACCTTTAAACCGTCTTCGAAAGAAAGTGCACCAGCGAAGACCAGGGCGGTGTATTCACCCAGGCTGAGGCCAGCGGCCATTTCGCAGGAAAGCGCGATTTCAGGAGAGTCGGCGCGAAGCATTTCCAGTGCGGCCAGACTAGTGACAAATAGTGCGGGTTGGCTGATTACAGTCGAGTCGAGCTCTTCTGCCGGGCCTTCAAAGCAAAGTTTGGCGAGATCAAACCCGAGGATTTCGTTTGCCTGATCATACAGTTTACGGGCGGCCGGAATTTTCTCGGCCAGTTGCTTGCCCATGCCGACATGTTGGGCTCCCTGTCCAGGGAATAGAAACGCAATTTTTGCCATCCCGCATGACTTTCTAACTTGTGAATCGGTGTTTTACGTGGAGGGCCGATTCGAGTTTGAGTACGAGTTCCTGCACCGGTAACGTCACTTCCAGCGATATCCTGTATTTTAATCGAATTCTGTTCTACGGGAAAAGCAGCAGGCGATCTGGATTGTCGAGCAGCAGGTAAAGGCGGACAATGCAGTAGTCGGGCCGATCTGTGGGCCTCTAACCTACAAGCTGTATTTTTGCATCTCTTCAACAATGTGCTTATTCAGTTGGTGATCATTGAG is part of the Polystyrenella longa genome and harbors:
- the fabF gene encoding beta-ketoacyl-ACP synthase II; its protein translation is MRKRVVVTGTGVVTSLATEVNEFWDSICASKSGIGPIERFDTSEFKINFGGEVKNFNPTEHMSIPAKEVRRLDRFVQFGMVAANQAVTQSGLDFTKGDACRYGVLVGSGVGGLQEIETQHNTLYDRGPRKLSPFMIPKMMVNACSGNISVHWGLKGPNSAVATACASANNAIGDAFRLIQFGMADTMVTGGAEAAVTAMGLGGFARMNALSNRVDNPQAASRPFDSGRDGFVLSEGAGIVILEEYEFAKNRGANILAEIVGYGMSADASHMTAPDPLGRGAAHAMTMALRDADLAPEDIDYINAHGTSTPLGDKAETNAVKSVYGEYARNGLAVSSTKSQVGHLLGASGGVEFVVSTFALQNQVAPPTINLDDPDPDCDLDYIPHEARQMKIDCIMSNSFGFGGHNASLVLKRI
- the acpP gene encoding acyl carrier protein → MSDSIEEKVHTIVSEQLGVPREEVKRESHFIEDLKADSLDIVEMVMEFEESFEITIPDDDYDKIRTVGDAIDYIEEKS
- the fabD gene encoding ACP S-malonyltransferase — its product is MAKIAFLFPGQGAQHVGMGKQLAEKIPAARKLYDQANEILGFDLAKLCFEGPAEELDSTVISQPALFVTSLAALEMLRADSPEIALSCEMAAGLSLGEYTALVFAGALSFEDGLKVVQRRGQAMQQAADKTPSGMVSALLLKPEQIAEVVEAASAHGQIQVANLLCPGNTVLSGTNAACEVAADLIAEKGGKAIPLAVAGAFHTDLMKPADLQLSEALAGVEIKSPEIPVVSNVDAATHTEPDDIRELLVRQVVSPVLWEKSMQSMLDAGVDEFYEIGPGKVLKGLLKRLNRKIACTTINDTP